A window from Zingiber officinale cultivar Zhangliang chromosome 7A, Zo_v1.1, whole genome shotgun sequence encodes these proteins:
- the LOC122000563 gene encoding uncharacterized protein LOC122000563 translates to MKKLGSAKGRKVHSSLTPKGHLAALPAAVLALVATLTAEEQEILAYLLSGGGRWWAEQRRRRAHAPELGCGCFGCYTSFWARWDASPNRHAIHIIIDAVEENLESAERDLAGRRRRQRARKGGDLAAVEGSVAGGRLGIDIGSDFHDNDKEEEEEEEEEEDNEVDEKNSHESQSSVRKLMSYIGESVWGVWN, encoded by the coding sequence ATGAAGAAGCTAGGAAGCGCCAAAGGCCGGAAGGTGCACTCGTCCCTAACTCCCAAAGGCCACCTGGCTGCGCTTCCCGCGGCCGTGCTGGCCCTGGTGGCGACGCTGACTGCAGAGGAGCAAGAGATCCTGGCCTACTTGCTTTCCGGTGGCGGGAGGTGGTGGGCGGAGCAACGTCGCCGGCGGGCTCACGCCCCGGAGCTAGGTTGCGGCTGCTTCGGGTGTTACACGAGCTTCTGGGCGCGGTGGGACGCGTCGCCCAACCGGCACGCCATCCACATCATCATCGACGCGGTGGAGGAGAACCTGGAGAGCGCGGAACGCGACCTCGCCGGGCGGCGGCGGAGGCAGAGAGCGCGGAAAGGCGGCGACTTGGCGGCCGTGGAGGGCTCGGTGGCCGGAGGGCGATTGGGCATCGACATTGGAAGTGACTTCCATGATAAcgataaagaagaagaggaggaagaggaagaagaagaagataacgaAGTTGATGAGAAGAACAGCCATGAGAGCCAGAGCTCAGTCAGGAAGCTCATGAGTTACATTGGGGAAAGTGTCTGGGGAGTTTGGaactga
- the LOC122002840 gene encoding nucleobase-ascorbate transporter 1-like: MENISHPPMEQLQDLEYCIDSNPPWVETILLAFQNYILMLGTSVMIPSSLVPLMGGNDAEKVRVIQTLLFVSGINTLLQALFGTRLPTIVGGSFAYVIPILYIIRDSSLQRIPDPHERFLQTMRAIQGALIIASSLQIILGYSQVWGIFSRFFSPLGMAPVIGLVGLGLFERGFPAVGNCVEIGIPMLLLLIGLSQYLKHYRPFRDIPIFERFPVLICVGIIWIYSIILTAGGAYNHRPPKTQHSCRTDRANLISSAPWFRFPYPLQWGAPTFNAGHSVAMMAAVLVSLVESTGAYKAASRLAIATPPPAYVLSRGIGWQGIGVLLDGLFGTGTGSTVSVENVGLLGLTRVGSRRVVQISAGFMIFFSTLGKFGAVFASIPFPIFAAIYCVLFGLVASVGMSFLQFTNMNSMRNLIITGLSLFLGISVPQYFNDTLVSSGHAPVNTHAGWFNGFLNTIFLSPPAVGLIVGVFLDNTLEVEKSKKDRGMPWWVKFRTFRGDNRNEEFYTLPFNLNRFFPPT; this comes from the exons ATGGAGAACATAAGCCACCCTCCAATGGAGCAACTCCAGGATTTGGAGTACTGTATCGACTCCAATCCGCCTTGGG TTGAGACCATTTTGTTGGCCTTCCAGAACTACATTCTAATGTTGGGCACCAGTGTGATGATTCCTTCATCGCTTGTTCCACTAATGGGCGGGAATGAT GCTGAAAAGGTTCGAGTAATACAAACATTATTGTTTGTATCGGGTATCAACACGCTTTTGCAAGCATTGTTTGGGACACGTCTGCCTACTATTGTTGGTGGTTCTTTTGCGTATGTGATACCCATCCTTTACATCATAAGGGACTCATCTTTGCAGAGAATCCCAGACCCACATGAG AGGTTTTTGCAAACTATGCGAGCTATTCAAGGAGCACTAATCATCGCCTCCAGTTTGCAAATAATTCTCGGTTATAGTCAGGTTTGGGGAATTTTTTCAAG GTTTTTCAGTCCTCTAGGAATGGCACCTGTAATTGGTTTGGTTGGCTTGGGGCTTTTCGAACGAGGTTTCCCTGCT GTAGGAAATTGCGTGGAAATAGGCATACCGATGCTTTTGTTACTCATTGGACTATCGCAG TACTTAAAGCACTATAGGCCATTCAGGGACATTCCCATTTTTGAACGCTTTCCGGTTCTCATTTGTGTCGGCATCATTTGGATATACTCTATCATTTTAACAGCGGGTGGTGCGTATAACCATCGACCTCCTAAAACCCAACACAGCTGCCGTACTGATCGAGCGAATCTGATATCGTCAGCTCCCTG GTTCAGGTTTCCATATCCTTTGCAATGGGGTGCACCAACTTTCAATGCTGGACATTCTGTTGCCATGATGGCTGCTGTATTGGTTTCTCTTGTAGAG tcgactggtgcatataAAGCAGCATCGAGGTTGGCGATTGCAACTCCTCCTCCTGCCTATGTATTGAGCCGAGGCATTGGTTGGCAG GGGATAGGTGTACTGCTGGACGGTTTATTTGGAACGGGGACAGGCTCGACTGTTTCTGT GGAGAACGTTGGGCTTCTTGGTCTCACTAGAGTTGGTAGTCGTAGGGTCGTTCAGATATCAGCTGGATTCATGATATTCTTTTCCACCTTAG GGAAATTCGGAGCCGTATTTGCATCAATTCCGTTTCCTATATTTGCAGCGATATACTGTGTCCTTTTTGGCCTCGTTG CTTCTGTTGGAATGTCTTTCCTTCAGTTCACTAATATGAACTCAATGAGAAACCTCATCATCACCGGTCTCTCACTGTTCCTCGGAATATCTGTTCCACAGTATTTCAACGATACCCTGGTTTCTTCGGGCCATGCTCCTGTAAATACACATGCCGGATGG TTCAATGGATTCTTGAATACTATATTTCTGTCGCCTCCTGCTGTCGGGTTGATCGTCGGTGTTTTTCTCGATAACACATTGGAAgttgagaagtccaagaaggACCGAGGCATGCCGTGGTGGGTAAAGTTCAGAACATTCAGAGGCGACAACCGCAACGAGGAGTTCTATACCCTTCCTTTCAATCTCAACAGATTCTTTCCGCCAACCTAG